A stretch of the Uranotaenia lowii strain MFRU-FL chromosome 3, ASM2978415v1, whole genome shotgun sequence genome encodes the following:
- the LOC129753806 gene encoding uncharacterized protein LOC129753806 — MAGDDPGPTEDPPDPNRSRLPLFMQNKTYDGITRFLQLRMKSVDGVDKRPPLPQNPFLIGNSVERVVGSSNLKHVEAIKESQGAQYILRTSSPEVAEKLLSMTTLLDKTEIEVVLHPTLNFVQGVVYQPDCIDFKEEDILNEIKSDGVTAVRRIMKRDEKKNLKNTPLLVLTLCSTVLPEYVRFGLLRVPVRPYYPSPMICRGCGSYGHTHKRCDSTTCPVCFRDHPTTEGQICSNKKYCKHCNQEGHSPTSRDCPSFQKEEAVIRLKVNKRITFQEARAEINQTWNKPTYSSQVQQRITQVNDGPDEKDKIISLLRDELAKLRQELREMRQKDDQEPKQPSQKPKPRVSRKDSMDAPSSQQLEQAKTRKATPNSSAGTETSVEWRNFTHNTRSVSRKRNLNLTQNDISPSNSKNGPKRINQNSQRSQQEENPDVNMFSDDDDGQQQ; from the coding sequence ATGGCGGGAGACGACCCGGGTCCCACCGAGGACCCCCCTGATCCAAATCGAAGTAGGCTCCCTctgtttatgcaaaacaaaacatacgATGGCATAACACGATTTCTTCAGTTGCGTATGAAAAGTGTCGATGGTGTCGATAAACGACCCCCGCTACCCCAGAATCCTTTCCTCATAGGAAATTCCGTCGAACGAGTGGTTGGATCTTCTAACTTGAAGCATGTAGAAGCAATCAAAGAGAGTCAAGGTGCGCAGTACATTTTGAGGACATCTTCGCCAGAAGTCgctgaaaaattattatcaatgaCCACTTTACTGGATAAGACCGAGATTGAAGTCGTGCTACATCCCACATTGAATTTTGTCCAGGGTGTTGTTTACCAACCTGACTGTATCGATTTTAAGGAGGAAGACATTCTGAATGAAATCAAATCAGACGGTGTAACGGCTGTGCGTAGAATTATGAAACGAGACGAAAAGAAGAATCTTAAAAACACACCACTACTTGTATTGACTCTGTGTTCCACTGTTTTACCAGAATACGTTCGTTTTGGTCTGCTACGCGTTCCAGTTCGCCCTTATTATCCGTCTCCAATGATCTGTCGAGGCTGTGGATCTTATGGGCATACTCATAAGAGATGTGACAGCACGACTTGCCCTGTTTGCTTTCGAGATCACCCGACTACCGAAGGACAAATCTGCAGCAACAAAAAGTATTGTAAACATTGCAATCAGGAAGGTCACTCTCCGACGAGTCGTGACTGTCCCTCCTTCCAGAAGGAAGAAGCAGTGATCCGCCTGAAGGTCAACAAACGAATCACTTTTCAGGAAGCTCGTGCCGAAATAAACCAAACCTGGAACAAGCCAACATACTCAAGTCAAGTTCAACAACGCATCACGCAAGTCAATGATGGTCCCGACGAAAAAGATAAAATCATTTCCTTACTACGAGACGAGCTCGCCAAACTACGACAGGAGCTAAGAGAAATGAGACAAAAAGATGACCAAGAGCCTAAGCAACCGTCGCAAAAACCGAAACCACGCGTGTCTCGTAAAGATTCTATGGATGCACCGAGCAGCCAACAACTTGAACAAGCAAAAACAAGAAAAGCTACACCGAATTCATCGGCAGGAACAGAAACATCGGTTGAGTGGAGAAATTTCACTCACAATACAAGGAGTGTGAGCAGGAAACGGAACCTAAACCTTACCCAAAACGACATATCGCCATCCAACTCAAAGAACGGACCGAAACGGATAAACCAAAACTCTCAGCGTTCGCAGCAGGAAGAGAATCCTGACGTGAACATGTTTTCTGACGATGATGATGGACAACAACAATGA